A window from Symphalangus syndactylus isolate Jambi chromosome 22, NHGRI_mSymSyn1-v2.1_pri, whole genome shotgun sequence encodes these proteins:
- the PIGV gene encoding GPI mannosyltransferase 2 isoform X2: MWPQDPSRKEVLRFAVSCRILTLMLQALFNAIIPDHQAEAFSPPRLAPSGFVDQLVEGLLGGLSRWDAEHFLFIAEHGYLYEHNFAFFPGFPLALLMGTELLRPLRGLLSLRSCLLISVASLNFLFFMLAAVALHDLGCLVLHCPRQSFYAALLFCLSPANVFLAAGYSEALFALLTFSAMGQLERGRVWTSGLLFAIATGVRSNGLVSVGFLMHSQCQGFFSSLTMLNPLRQLFKLMASLFLSVFTLGLPFALFQYYAYTQFCLPGSARPIPEPLVQLAIDKGYRIAEGNEPPWCFWDVPLIYSYIQDVYWNVGFLKYYELKQVPNFLLAAPVAILVAWATWTYMTTHPWLCLTLGLQRSKNNKTLEKPDLGFCSPQVFVYVVHAAVLLLFGGLCMHVQCNTFLVTGP; this comes from the exons GCCCTCTTCAATGCCATCATCCCAGATCACCAGGCAGAAGCCTTCTCTCCTCCTCGCCTGGCCCCCTCAGGCTTTGTGGACCAACTCGTGGAAGGTCTTCTGGGCGGCCTGTCTCGCTGGGATGCTGAACACTTCTTGTTCATTGCTGAGCATGGCTACCTGTATGAGCACAACTTTGCCTTCTTTCCTGGTTTCCCCTTGGCCCTGCTGATGGGGACTGAACTGTTGAGACCCTTACGGGGGTTACTGAGTCTACGCAGTTGCCTGCTGATTTCGGTAGCATCACTCAATTTCTTGTTCTTCATGTTGGCTGCAGTTGCACTTCATGACCTGGGTTGTCTGGTTTTGCACTGTCCCCGCCAGTCCTTTTATGCAGCTCTGCTTTTCTGTCTCAGCCCTGCCAATGTCTTCCTGGCAGCTGGTTACTCAGAAGCTTTGTTTGCCCTCCTGACATTCAGTGCCATGGGGCAGCTGGAGAGGGGCCGAGTCTGGACGAGTGGACTCCTCTTTGCCATTGCCACTGGGGTACGCTCCAACGGGCTGGTCAGTGTTGGCTTCCTCATGCATTCTCAATGCCAaggctttttctcttctcttacgATGCTGAATCCTCTGAGACAGCTCTTTAAGCTGATGGCCTCTCTGTTTCTGTCGGTGTTCACACTTGGCCTTCCCTTTGCACTCTTTCAGTATTATGCCTACACCCAATTCTGTCTGCCAGGCTCAGCCCGCCCCATTCCTGAGCCTTTGGTACAGTTAGCTATAGACAAGGGCTACCGGATTGCAGAGGGAAATGAACCGCCTTGGTGCTTCTGGGATGTTCCACTAATATACAGCTATATCCAGGATGTCTACTGGAATGTTGGCTTTTTGAAATACTATGAGCTCAAGCAGGTGCCCAATTTTCTACTGGCTGCACCAGTGGCTATACTGGTTGCCTGGGCAACTTGGACATACATGACCACCCACCCTTGGCTCTGCCTTACACTTGGGCTGCAAAGGAGCAAGAACAATAAGACCCTAGAGAAGCCCGATCTTGGATTCTGCAGTCCTCAGGTATTTGTGTACGTGGTCCACGCTGCAGTGCTGCTGCTGTTTGGAGGTCTGTGCATGCATGTTCAG TGTAATACATTTCTAGTCACGGGACCGTAG
- the PIGV gene encoding GPI mannosyltransferase 2 isoform X1 codes for MWPQDPSRKEVLRFAVSCRILTLMLQALFNAIIPDHQAEAFSPPRLAPSGFVDQLVEGLLGGLSRWDAEHFLFIAEHGYLYEHNFAFFPGFPLALLMGTELLRPLRGLLSLRSCLLISVASLNFLFFMLAAVALHDLGCLVLHCPRQSFYAALLFCLSPANVFLAAGYSEALFALLTFSAMGQLERGRVWTSGLLFAIATGVRSNGLVSVGFLMHSQCQGFFSSLTMLNPLRQLFKLMASLFLSVFTLGLPFALFQYYAYTQFCLPGSARPIPEPLVQLAIDKGYRIAEGNEPPWCFWDVPLIYSYIQDVYWNVGFLKYYELKQVPNFLLAAPVAILVAWATWTYMTTHPWLCLTLGLQRSKNNKTLEKPDLGFCSPQVFVYVVHAAVLLLFGGLCMHVQVLTRFLGSSTPIMYWFPAHLLQDQEPLLRSLKTVPWKPLAEDSPPGQKVPRNPIMGLLYHWKTCSPVTRYILGYFLTYWLLGLLLHCNFLPWT; via the exons GCCCTCTTCAATGCCATCATCCCAGATCACCAGGCAGAAGCCTTCTCTCCTCCTCGCCTGGCCCCCTCAGGCTTTGTGGACCAACTCGTGGAAGGTCTTCTGGGCGGCCTGTCTCGCTGGGATGCTGAACACTTCTTGTTCATTGCTGAGCATGGCTACCTGTATGAGCACAACTTTGCCTTCTTTCCTGGTTTCCCCTTGGCCCTGCTGATGGGGACTGAACTGTTGAGACCCTTACGGGGGTTACTGAGTCTACGCAGTTGCCTGCTGATTTCGGTAGCATCACTCAATTTCTTGTTCTTCATGTTGGCTGCAGTTGCACTTCATGACCTGGGTTGTCTGGTTTTGCACTGTCCCCGCCAGTCCTTTTATGCAGCTCTGCTTTTCTGTCTCAGCCCTGCCAATGTCTTCCTGGCAGCTGGTTACTCAGAAGCTTTGTTTGCCCTCCTGACATTCAGTGCCATGGGGCAGCTGGAGAGGGGCCGAGTCTGGACGAGTGGACTCCTCTTTGCCATTGCCACTGGGGTACGCTCCAACGGGCTGGTCAGTGTTGGCTTCCTCATGCATTCTCAATGCCAaggctttttctcttctcttacgATGCTGAATCCTCTGAGACAGCTCTTTAAGCTGATGGCCTCTCTGTTTCTGTCGGTGTTCACACTTGGCCTTCCCTTTGCACTCTTTCAGTATTATGCCTACACCCAATTCTGTCTGCCAGGCTCAGCCCGCCCCATTCCTGAGCCTTTGGTACAGTTAGCTATAGACAAGGGCTACCGGATTGCAGAGGGAAATGAACCGCCTTGGTGCTTCTGGGATGTTCCACTAATATACAGCTATATCCAGGATGTCTACTGGAATGTTGGCTTTTTGAAATACTATGAGCTCAAGCAGGTGCCCAATTTTCTACTGGCTGCACCAGTGGCTATACTGGTTGCCTGGGCAACTTGGACATACATGACCACCCACCCTTGGCTCTGCCTTACACTTGGGCTGCAAAGGAGCAAGAACAATAAGACCCTAGAGAAGCCCGATCTTGGATTCTGCAGTCCTCAGGTATTTGTGTACGTGGTCCACGCTGCAGTGCTGCTGCTGTTTGGAGGTCTGTGCATGCATGTTCAG GTTCTCACCAGGTTTTTGGGCTCCTCCACTCCTATTATGTACTGGTTTCCAGCTCACTTGCTTCAGGATCAAGAGCCGCTGTTGAGATCCTTAAAGACTGTGCCTTGGAAGCCTCTTGCAGAGGACTCCCCACCAGGACAAAAGGTCCCCAGAAATCCTATCATGGGACTTTTGTATCACTGGAAAACCTGTTCTCCAGTCACACGATACATTCTAGGCTACTTCCTGACTTACTGGCTCCTGGGACTACTCCTACATTGCAACTTCCTGCCTTGGACATGA